Below is a genomic region from Halobacterium sp. CBA1132.
CCTCCGAACGCCTCCACCTGAACAGCGAGTTCACCGTCGAGGCCAACGAGACGGTGTCGTTTGTCTACGACATTCGCGTCCACGAGACCGGGAGCGGGCGGTACGTCCTCCGGCCGAACGCCGGCGAGTCCGGCCCGCACCAGCCCATCAACCACGTCCACCAGCGTCACCGCTGCGGCCAGCACAACGGAACCTGTGGTGGCAACGGCGGAATGGGCGGTGGGGAAGCGGGCGGCGGTAGCATGAACGGCAGCGGCGGCGGCATGAGCGGTGACGGCAGCGGCATGGACGGCGGCGGGAACGCGACCACAGCGGCGTAGCCCGACGGACCGACTCTTTCTTAGCCCCGTGGCGGCTACTGCCAGGTAATGGACGAGCCGCTGTGGGTAGACGCGCACGCGCCGTCGCTGGCCGACCTCCCGCAGGAGGAACTGCGGGACCGCCTGCGGGACGCCACCGACGAGCCCGTGAATCTGGTCGTCTACGGCCCGGAGGGCGCGGGGAAGACGGCGGCGGTGCGCGCGCTCGCCGAGCACGCCCACGAGGACGCCGACAACGACCTCGTGGAGCTGAACGTGCAGGACTTCTTCGGGATGACGAAAAAAGAGGTCAGCGAGGACCCGCGGTTCTCGCAGTTCATCTCCTCGAAGCGCCGCCGGAACTCCTCGAAGGCGGACCTCATCAACCACGTGCTCAAGGAGTCCGCGAGCTATCCGCCGGTCTCCGGGTCGTACAACACGATTCTGCTGGACAACGCCGAGGCCATCCGGGAGGACTTCCAGCAGGCGCTGCGCCGCGTGATGGAGCGCCACCACGAGGCGACGCAGTTCGTCATCGCGACCCGACAGCCGTCGAAGCTGATTCCGCCGATTCGGTCGCGCTGCTTCCCCGTCTCGGTGCGCGCGCCGACGCCCGACGAGATTACGGCCGTCCTCCGGGACATCGTGGAAGCGGAAGGCGTCGAGTACGACGAGGACGGCATCGAGTTCGTCGCGGGGTACGCCGACGGCGACCTGCGGAAGGCCGTCTTGGGCGCGCAGACGACCGCCGAACAAGAGGGCGCGGTGACGATGAACGCGGCCTACGAGACGCTGCAGGACGTCGGCGCCGACGACCAGATCACGTCGATGCTGGACGACGCGGAGGCCGGCGAGTTCACGGACGCGCGCTCGACGCTCGACGACCTGCTCGTCGACGACGGCCTCAGCGGCGAGGAAGTCCTCGAAGAGGTGCTTCGCGTCGGGCGCTCTCGCTACGACGGCGAGGAACTCTCGCGACTCCACCGGCTCGCGGGCGACGTGGAGTTCGACCTGCACGCGGGGAACAGCGGCCGGATTCAGGTCGGGCGGCTGCTCGCGGAGTTGGGCCGAGACGCCTGACGGAGGGGGAGACTTTTCAACGCCGGCCACGGACAGTCGGTGTGTCTCTCGCCGACCAGTTCGAGCGCGTCGGAATCGTCGTCGGTGCCGTCCTCTTGGTGGCGCTGCCGCTGTCGCTGGCCGTGAGCGCGGTCGCCGGCCCGGCAACGCCGTGGTGGCAGCTACTCGTCGTGCTCGGCCCGGGGTTCGTCGTCGGGTGGGCGGCGGCCGCCGACGACCTCCCGGTGGCGTACGGGAGCGTCTGGTTCGTCTGCTTCTTGGGGTACGTGCTCGCGGTCGGAACGATTCGCGTGCTGGAATTGGTGCCCGTCTACGAGCACACGACGAGCGTGCTGGTCGTGCTCGCGGCGTCGTTCGCGGTCGCGGTCGTCGCGGACAGCTACCGGTAGCGAGCCGTCAGACGGGAGTTCGGCGTCTGCGGGCGGCGACGGCGCCGAGGAACGCCAGCGAGACGAGCGCGCGCTTCGGACTGATGGAGAGCGCGAGCGGCGCGGTGCCGGACTGGTCGCTGTCGGAGTGTGTCTCTTCGAGGTCGGTGTCTCCGGGTGTCGCCGTCGGGTCGTCAGCGGTCGCAGCTGCCGGAACGGCAGCGCCCGCGAGCAGCAGCGCCGCGAGAGCGACGACACTGAGACGCGCAATTGCTTCGCTGCGGATGGGGTAATGGAAGGAACACGTGGCCATAAACCTTATCCGGTGTTCAGTGTCGTGGGGCTAATTAGCACAACCCCTAGCCGTCGGTGAGACACCGCGATAGCGCCGTACGGGCGCCCCCGTTAGTGTCAACTGTCTATTAGTACATTCGTGTCAGTCGAGAACGAGAACGTGTCGCGTGAGCGAACGGTGGACGCGGCGCTCGAAGCGCTCGACGACCGTCCAGCCGGCGTCCGTGGCCTCCTCGCGCCAGTCGCGGTCCGCGACGAGCACGCAGCGGTCGGTGACGCGGCGGGCCTCGCTGAGCGCGCCCGCGACGAGGTCCGCGAGGTCGTGCGTCTCGACTTTCGACTGGCGGCCGTACGGCGCGTCGAAGATTACCGCGTCCGCCGCGCCCTCCCGGAGCGGGAGCCGGGTGGCGTCGGCGCGCGCGATGTCGAAGTCGTCGGTGCACGCGGCGAGGTTCTCGCGGGCGCCGGCGACCATCTTCGACTGGGCGTCGGTGCCGAGCGGGTGCGCGCCCAGCAGGCCGGCTTCGATGAGCACGCCGCCGGTGCCACACATCGGGTCGAGGACGACATCGCCGGGTTGGACGCCCGCGAGATTGCAGAGCGCGCGCGCCAGCAGCGGGTCCATGCTCCCCGGCTGGAAGAACGGGCGGTCGGTGGGTTTGCGCTCGCCGAAGTCCCGGACGGACTCGGCGGCGAGCCACGCGAGGAAGCAGGCGTCGTTACTGAACGACGCCCGGAGCTCGTGGTCGGGGTCGTCTAAGTCCACGTCGAAGCCGGCGTCGACGAGCACGCCGCCGAGGTCGCGCTCGGCCTGCTGGGTGTCCACGTCGGTCGTGTTGCGGACGTTGCGTGCGCGGACTGCGACGGAGCCCTCGCGGTCGAGGGCGGCGTCGCGGAGCGCGTCGACGGCGGCGTCGATGCTGGCGTCGGTCGTGGCGACGTGGTCGCCAGCGCGGTGCGTGTACGCGAGGCCGCGGAAGCGCTCGCGGTCGACGTCGCTGGCGAGACCGATACCGGGGGCCGCGACCCGGACGTCGGTCGCGGCGGCGCGGGCTTCGGCGGCGGCGAAGTCGTCGTCGGCGCCGCCGAGTTCGAGGACGAACACGTCGGGAGGTGGACGCCGCCGGGCAATTAGCCTGCCGGCATCGCGGGGTACTTGAGGCGTTACTCCCCGGACTACCAACCTTTATAAACCTTAAATACGTGATT
It encodes:
- a CDS encoding AAA family ATPase, translating into MDEPLWVDAHAPSLADLPQEELRDRLRDATDEPVNLVVYGPEGAGKTAAVRALAEHAHEDADNDLVELNVQDFFGMTKKEVSEDPRFSQFISSKRRRNSSKADLINHVLKESASYPPVSGSYNTILLDNAEAIREDFQQALRRVMERHHEATQFVIATRQPSKLIPPIRSRCFPVSVRAPTPDEITAVLRDIVEAEGVEYDEDGIEFVAGYADGDLRKAVLGAQTTAEQEGAVTMNAAYETLQDVGADDQITSMLDDAEAGEFTDARSTLDDLLVDDGLSGEEVLEEVLRVGRSRYDGEELSRLHRLAGDVEFDLHAGNSGRIQVGRLLAELGRDA
- a CDS encoding TIGR01177 family methyltransferase, whose product is MFVLELGGADDDFAAAEARAAATDVRVAAPGIGLASDVDRERFRGLAYTHRAGDHVATTDASIDAAVDALRDAALDREGSVAVRARNVRNTTDVDTQQAERDLGGVLVDAGFDVDLDDPDHELRASFSNDACFLAWLAAESVRDFGERKPTDRPFFQPGSMDPLLARALCNLAGVQPGDVVLDPMCGTGGVLIEAGLLGAHPLGTDAQSKMVAGARENLAACTDDFDIARADATRLPLREGAADAVIFDAPYGRQSKVETHDLADLVAGALSEARRVTDRCVLVADRDWREEATDAGWTVVERFERRVHRSLTRHVLVLD